From the genome of Sulfuricurvum sp. IAE1:
GACTTTAGCGAATCTAATCCGCTTCTTTAAGCTTTAGGTCGTAAAAACTACAATCCAACAGCCTTCTCAGCTGCCTATTTTAACTCCGCGCTTGACAATGCCTTACGTTGATGAAGCTATGCTTTTTTTAAATAGCATCAACGCAATTGAAAAATAGGCGGCTCCTATTGCGACTATTGAAATCATATTCGGCCAGACGATATCCAATCCTGCGCCTCGGTAGAGTATTGCCTGTGCCAGACTGACAAAATGACTTGTCGGCATTAACAACATCACATTTTGCAACCAGTGAGGCATGCTTTCAAACGGAGTAATTCCTCCCGATAAGACTTGTAACGGTAATATAGTCAGAATAAAGATCAAACCGAGCTGAGGCATTGTCCGCGCAATAGTTCCCATAAGTATCCCCATCGATGTTGTAGCAAGTAAAACAAGCATCGCACCGAACAAAAAAAGGAATTCGGAGCCGGCTACTGGGACTTGTAGCACTCCTTCAACTACAAATATCAAAGAAAATGAAGCTGAGATAAGGACAACTACGCCCATCGACCAGATTTTGGCAAGAATGATTTCAGAGGCATTGAGAGGCATAACCATTAGATGCTCCAATGTGCCGTGCTCACGTTCACGTATTAATGCTGCACCAGTGAGAATAATGGAAAGTAAGGAAATCATACTGATGATCTCCATCACACCTCCAAACCACTTACTTGTGAGATTAGGATTGTATTTCATTCGTGTGATGATGCTTATAGGCAGTGGTCGTTTAGCTTGTACACCAATGAAATAATTATTGATCTCTTGGTTGATGATTTGTTGGATATAGCCTGCTCCGATTCCTGCCTGTGTCATTCGAGTCGCATCTATATTTACCTGAATTTCGGGCTTTTTACCTGATATTAGTTTCTTTTCAAAATTGCTTGGTATTACTATGACAAATGTATACAGTGACGCATCAAGTTTAGCATCTATTTCTGAGAATGCAAATAGGTCAGGTTTTGTAAATCTTGGGGGATAGAAGGCTTTGATTATCTGGTGCGATAACTTTGAACCATCTTCATCAACAAAACCAATCGGGGCATTGTGCAGTTCAGTCGAGGTTGCAGTGGCACCAACATAAATGGCAAAAGTAAAGGAGTATACAATTAAAATCATCATCACTTTATCGTGCCATAAACTGTAAAGCTCTTTGACACCTAGTCGAAAGATGTTTAATAGATGTTCCATTATACTTCCTGCTTTTTCAATAGCATTAGGCTAAACATGGAAATCACAACCAAAATAATTGCCATAGCAATAAAATCCCGATATAAATCATTGAACTGAAGCGCTTTACTAAATATTCCGCGGCTGATATTGATAAAATAAGTTGCCGGGAAAATATATCCGATAAAAGCGCCTACCCCTTCAAGCGAAGAGATAGGGTCTTTCATACCTGAGAAATTAACAGTAGGCAACAATGTAAAAATTGCTGTGCCAGCGAGAGCGGCAATCTGTGTTTTCATGAACGACGACATCAAAAAACCTATCCCCGTTGTAATGGTCACATAGAGTAATGCGCCCAAACTCAAAGTGAGCAGACTCCCTTTTGGATATACGCCGAAAACACTAACCGCCAAAGCGAGCAAAATCAAAAATCCGATCATACTGATAAAAATATATGGAAGTTGTTTACCAATCAAAAACTCCAATCGTGTCACCGGTGTAGCATAAAAGTTGGTGATTGAGCCTAGCTCTTTTTCACGCACTACGCTCAGTGCCATGAGAATAGAAGGGATGAATATCAGAAGCATCGGTACGACTGCAGGGACCATGGCATATATACTCTTGAAATCCTGGTTATACCGATAGCGCATTTCAATATTTGCTGGGTAACTAGCCGGTACGTGACCCAATGTATCACGCGCTAGTTGGTGAATGTATTCCAGATGCATGCCTTGAACGTACCCACGTATCGTCTCGGCACGAAATGGCATTGCACCGTCAATCCATGCAGAAATTTCTGTATAGCGGCCTTTTTTCAGATTTTCTCCAAAGTCGGGCGGGATAACCAAAGCTACAGATAATTCTCCTGACTTCATCCTATTATCGAGTTCATCAAATGAATGTAACGGAAGATGTTCGACAAAATATCGCGATCCGGCCAGATTTTGAGTGTATTGTCGGCTTTGGGGTGTACCGTCTTGGTCCAATACCGCAAAACGGAGATCCTCAACGTCCATTGTAATACCGAAGCCCAAAATGAGCATTAAAATACCGGTTCCCAATAATGCGAATACGAGACGCACAGGATCACGGATAAGTTCCAGCGACTCGCGGAAAGCATATCCGAAAAGACGTAAAGGGCTGAAAAAGCGGTTTGTATATGATTCATTTTCATTTCTAGCATGAAGTG
Proteins encoded in this window:
- a CDS encoding ABC transporter permease, whose translation is MEHLLNIFRLGVKELYSLWHDKVMMILIVYSFTFAIYVGATATSTELHNAPIGFVDEDGSKLSHQIIKAFYPPRFTKPDLFAFSEIDAKLDASLYTFVIVIPSNFEKKLISGKKPEIQVNIDATRMTQAGIGAGYIQQIINQEINNYFIGVQAKRPLPISIITRMKYNPNLTSKWFGGVMEIISMISLLSIILTGAALIREREHGTLEHLMVMPLNASEIILAKIWSMGVVVLISASFSLIFVVEGVLQVPVAGSEFLFLFGAMLVLLATTSMGILMGTIARTMPQLGLIFILTILPLQVLSGGITPFESMPHWLQNVMLLMPTSHFVSLAQAILYRGAGLDIVWPNMISIVAIGAAYFSIALMLFKKSIASST